A stretch of Acidobacteriota bacterium DNA encodes these proteins:
- a CDS encoding carboxypeptidase regulatory-like domain-containing protein, producing the protein MSVPGGFATPVTINFQLVAQVTNPPVGFSFYYPPTVLSDPVIRIGSGVPAESSIATNTTLPGQIGIRIDSTNTYSTGTRNIASVTFTFRGNAPVGTYQIAFTSVPTPQSVSNAAGVLLPTIYDPGYVIVGATAAGVDLSGRVLTPDGRGIRNAIVVVTDTNGNSRIATTSSFGQYRFTDIEAGRTYTIGVNSKRDRFTPRVLQIVDTLADFDFVGQQ; encoded by the coding sequence GTGTCAGTACCCGGTGGTTTCGCGACTCCAGTCACAATTAACTTTCAGCTCGTTGCTCAGGTGACGAATCCTCCGGTAGGTTTCAGCTTCTACTATCCGCCGACAGTGCTGAGCGACCCGGTCATTAGAATCGGCAGCGGGGTTCCTGCCGAATCTTCTATCGCGACAAACACTACTTTACCGGGTCAGATCGGCATTCGTATTGACTCGACGAACACCTACAGCACCGGTACAAGAAATATTGCTAGTGTCACTTTTACATTTCGGGGGAATGCCCCGGTCGGCACCTATCAGATTGCGTTCACTAGCGTTCCGACACCGCAAAGTGTTTCTAATGCTGCGGGAGTCCTTCTCCCAACCATATACGACCCTGGGTACGTAATAGTTGGTGCCACAGCTGCCGGAGTCGATCTTTCGGGCCGGGTGCTTACACCAGATGGCCGCGGGATCAGGAATGCCATTGTTGTGGTCACCGACACAAATGGCAACAGCCGTATCGCGACGACCAGTTCTTTCGGTCAATATCGATTTACCGATATCGAAGCGGGCCGAACTTACACTATTGGCGTTAATTCGAAACGGGACCGCTTTACGCCACGCGTACTTCAAATAGTCGATACTTTGGCCGATTTTGATTTTGTCGGTCAGCAGTAA
- a CDS encoding helix-turn-helix transcriptional regulator, translating to MEEQILDFQEHLLEHLDEDWTVEMMAKKTGISLSHFPVAFKRVLKNSPAAWLKEKRLEKAVHLIETTYDHIDQIGIHVGIPDPSHFARDFKKKFRLTPTEYRSLFHKRHRHKSENGQE from the coding sequence GTGGAAGAACAAATTTTAGATTTTCAGGAACACTTGCTCGAACATTTGGATGAAGATTGGACGGTAGAGATGATGGCTAAAAAGACTGGTATCTCGCTGTCTCATTTCCCCGTAGCCTTCAAAAGGGTTCTCAAAAACTCGCCAGCGGCTTGGCTAAAAGAAAAGCGTCTGGAAAAAGCAGTACATCTCATCGAAACAACCTATGACCATATCGACCAGATCGGCATCCACGTTGGGATACCTGACCCCAGTCATTTTGCCCGTGACTTCAAGAAGAAATTCCGCCTTACGCCGACTGAATACCGCAGCCTTTTCCATAAAAGACACCGCCACAAAAGCGAAAATGGACAGGAATGA